The following are encoded together in the Cynocephalus volans isolate mCynVol1 chromosome 4, mCynVol1.pri, whole genome shotgun sequence genome:
- the LOC134377232 gene encoding olfactory receptor 51Q1-like translates to MKPHSSVISEVTNTTQDPFYFILTGIPGFEASHIWISIPFCCLYTISIVGNATILTVIRTEPSFHQPMYLFLSMLALTDLGLILTTLPTVMQLLWFNIREISFEACFAQFFFLHGFSFMESSVLLAMSFDRYVAICRPLHYASILTNEVIGRIGFAIICRCVLAVLPSLFLLKRLPFCCSHLLSHSYCLHQDMIHLVCADIRVNSWYGFALVLLIIVMDPLLIVLSYTLILKNILGTATWTERLHALNNCLCHILAVLVLYVPMVGVSMTHRFAKNASPLVHVIMSNVYLLAPPVMNPIIYSAKTKQIRQGIIHLFSPKNMHSR, encoded by the coding sequence ATGAAGCCACATTCATCAGTCATATCCGAGGTAACTAACACCACTCAAGATCCTTTCTACTTTATCCTCACTGGCATCCCCGGATTTGAGGCCTCCCACATCTGGATCTCCATTCCCTTCTGCTGTCTCTACACCATCTCCATTGTGGGCAACGCCACCATCCTCACTGTCATCCGCACAGAGCCCTCCTTCCACCAGCCCATGTACCTGTTTCTCTCCATGCTGGCCCTGACTGACCTGGGTCTTATCCTCACCACCCTGCCCACAGTCATGCAGCTTCTCTGGTTCAACATTCGGGAGATCAGCTTTGAGGCCTGTTTCGCCCAGTTCTTCTTCCTCCATGGATTCTCCTTTATGGAGTCTTCTGTGCTGTTGGCCATGTCCTTcgaccgctatgtggccatctgccgCCCTCTCCATTATGCCTCCATCCTCACCAATGAAGTTATTGGTAGAATTGGGTTTGCCATCATTTGCCGCTGTGTTCTGGCTGTGCTTCCCTCCCTTTTCCTACTCAAGCGCCTGCCCTTCTGCTgctcccaccttctctctcacTCCTACTGCCTCCACCAGGATATGATTCACTTGGTCTGTGCAGACATCCGGGTCAACAGCTGGTATGGATTTGCTCTGGTCTTGCTCATTATTGTAATGGACCCTCTTCTTATTGTGCTCTCCTATACACTCATCCTGAAAAATATCCTGGGCACAGCCACCTGGACTGAGCGGCTCCATGCCCTCAATAACTGTCTGTGTCACATTCTTGCTGTTCTGGTTCTGTATGTCCCCATGGTTGGTGTATCGATGACTCACCGCTTTGCTAAGAATGCTTCTCCACTGGTCCATGTTATCATGTCCAATGTTTACCTGCTGGCACCTCCCGTGATGAACCCCATTATTTACAGTGCGAAGACCAAGCAGATTCGCCAGGGAATCATTCATCTCTTTTCCCCAAAAAATATGCATTCAAGATGA